The Gemmatimonadota bacterium genome contains the following window.
CGATGGAAGGCTTTGAGCACGTCCTGATCCAGTTCGTCCGCAACGTGGTTGGCTGCCATTGCGATGTCCGCGATCCAGAGGGACGATTCCCAGTCGTCGCCCCACTGACCGTTCCATTCGAGCGGTTCCGTTCTTCGCGATCCGCTCAGGTGATGCGCGCAGATCCAGCGGAGGCACCGGTTCAACCGGTCAAGCAGGACGGGTTTTTCGATTCCGGCGACCGATGGATCGAAGAACGCGCTTTGATGGAGTGCCGCATAGCCTCGAAGCTCATCGCCCAGGGATCGGATGATCATTTCGTTGATCGGTCCACCCGGGGGTTGAAATTCGTTCACATCGAGGGAGCCGAAGTAGCCGTGTGCCTCGTCCTCATCGACCCAGTACTGCTCGATGTAGGGCACGTGCCGACACATCAGGTGAACGAGGTCGGCCTCGGACGGAAAAGTCGGTGCGCTCGTGTCGAGTGGGGGGTAGTCGATCATGCGGACGCTCCTGGCTCTACGGTTTCGTGTGGTTCGTCGCAGCGGAAAACGACGAGTTTGCCGCTGTCGATGCGGTTTTTCACATCCCGCACGAATTCACGGGCGAGGTTGGTATCGTAGAGTACCAGAGCGCCCGGTGACTGTGTGTGGGTTTGGAGGCGTTCCGATTTTTCACGCCAGGTCGATTGAAGTGTATCGGATGCATCTCCTTCTGCGATAAGTATGACGTATGCCACGTGGTTACTCCTTGTTGTAGAGAATCCCCACTGGACAACCTATCCAGTGGGGATCTGTATTTTGTATCAGTACAAGATAATTCCGTTTGGCAATCAGACAAATGAATTTTCTGATCGGAGAGATCTTCAGTTTTTTAAAATCCATCCGTCGAACGGCTCAAACTGTACCGGGCATTTGTGACCAGAGAGACAACATCCTCCAGAATCATATACAGACAGGGCACCAACAAAAGAATTATAGACGTCGCGAAAACAATACCAAATCCGAGAGAGATTGCCATAGGAATGAGATAATAAGCCTGGCGGGATGTCTCCAAAATAATTGGTGTCAAACCACCGAACGTTGTCAACGTCGTTAAAATAATTGGCTTGAAGCGCCGAAGCCCAGCAGTGTGAATCGCCTCAAAAGCCGAACTATGGGCACGCCTTTTATTTGCATAATCGATCATAATCAGTGAGTCATTGACCACAACACCCGACAGGGCGATCACCCCCATCAAACTGATAAGCGACAAATCATAACCGAGCAAAATATGACCGATCACAGCGCCCACAATCCCAAAAGGAATCGCCACCATCACAATCAGGGGTTGGACATAGCTGCCAAATGCAATGGCGAGTAACATATACACAATGGCCATCGCCATGGCAAACCCGCCCCATAGCGCCTGCGTTGACTCGCGCATCTCTGCCTGCGTCCCCTGAAACGTCCAGGTTAATCCCGGATACTCAGCGCGAATTTGTGGCAACACATCAGTTTTAATCGCTTCCATAACGCGCGTCATCGCTCGCTTGGGCTCCACGTCCATACTCACCGTCACCACGCGCCGACCATCGCGTCGATTAATACTTGTAAAGGCTTCGCCGCGTTCGATGTTTACCACATCCATCAAAGGCACTTCTGTGCCATCGGGTGTACGCACAACAAATTCTTCGAGATGGCGAATATCCTTTCGCTCTGCCATCGGTAATTTCACGCGCATTTCAATTTCATTTGTACCGCGCAACTGACGCATCGCCAGGGCGCCGTAAAACGCATCGCGCAACTGGCGCCCTACCTCAACCGGCGTCAATCCCAAATTTCGGCCTTCTGGACGCAACACAAAATCAAACTGTGCTTTACCTTTATTGTAATTATCACTTACATCGTGTGCCTCTTCAAACCCTTCGGCGCGTTCTAAAAATGCCCGGCTGGCTTTGGCCAACACGTCAATATCCGAATGGCTCAAATCGACGCTGATATCCTGTTGCCAACCGCCCGGCCCACTCTCGGCCTCAAACGTAATCTGACTGACACCATCAATATCCCCGATGTTATCGCGCCATAGTGAGATGATCTCTCCTGTTGTCATATCGTGTTCATCGGGCGGTTTCATCACAATTTCTACATCGATAAAACTCCCCCCGCGCACATTGGTTTTAATCCCTTCGGCCACGCGATAAAGGTTGTGCGCTTCAAACATGCGATGGGTTGATTCGGTCACCTCATGTGCAACCCGCGCTGCTTGATCCTGCGTGGTCCCCACAGGCAACCGGATACCCGCCTCAATCTCATCGGCAGAGACTTCGGGCATCATAATCATACCCATATGATCGCTGTATCCATAACCGCCCACCACCATCAGCAAAGCAATAGCAGATGCAATCGTAACGTACCGATGCCGAATGCAGACATCCAGGAACCTGCGGTAGTGTTGGTCGATGAACCGATTGAAATGGCTGGCAATAGATTGTTGCCAGCGATGCGCAGCGCCATTTACCGGCGAAACAGCGCGTTTTGAAAGGTGCCCGAGATGCGCGGGCAAAATAAACAGCGCCTCCAGTAGAGACACGGCCAGCACAGTGATCACAACTGCGGGCAATGGCCACCAGAATTTTCCCGTGGTGCCGGGCATAAACAAAAGCGGCACAAAAGCCACAATCGTAGTCAAAATGCTGAACGTAACCGGCCTGGCAATATCATGTGTACCCGCAATGGCGGCCTGCATCGGGCTCATACCTCGTTCCCGATATTCATGTACATTTTCACCTACAACAATCGCATCATCCACGACAATGCCGAGCACCACCAAAAATGCAAACATAGAAACCATATTGATGCTCACATCAATAGCAGGCAGAAACACCAGACTGCCTATGAAAGAAATGGCCATCCCCATCATCACCCAAAATGCAAGCCGAAACTCGAGAAACATCGCCAGAATAAGCAAAACAATCACAACAGCCAGCACCCCGTTTTCGAGCAGCAAAAACAACCGATCTTTGTAATCCTCTGCACTGTTGCTGTCGATCCGATACTTCACACCAGGCGGCAGGGTGGTCTCAAAATCTGCCATGATATTTTTAACAGCCTCGGCTATCTCAAGTGGCGATTGATTCCCAATCCGATAGATATCCACACCCACTGTGAGTTGCCGATTGAACCGTTCGTGAAATCCGCCTTCTTCAAAGCCATCCGTGATATTTGCCAGGTCCGCCAGTGTAACCCCACCACCGCCTTCTGAAGGGATAATCACAATACGACCATATTCATCGGCCCACTGCTTGCGCTCTTTCATGCGCAACAAAATTTCACCCGTACCCGTCTCCACAGAACCCGCGGGAATGTCTTCACTCGACGAAACAATCACGCGTGCCACATCGCGCAGTGTAAGACCGTATTCACGCAACCTGTGTTGAGGAATTTCAATATGCGTCCTGTATTCTGGCACATTGCCAAGCTCGACCTGTGTTATGGTCGGATCGCTCAGCAATCGATCCCTTAGCTGTTCGGCCAGACTTCTCAGCGTGCCGATATCCACATCGCCATACAGCCCAATATCCATCACATTGCGCTGTTGTGCCCTCAGGCTGACTTCGGGTTGTTCTATATCATCGGGAAATGTCCGAATCCGATTGACTGCCTGATCGATATCCTGAAAGGCTTTCCCCCGGTTGGTGCCTGCCACCAGTTCGATGGTCACACTCCCACGCCCTTCACGAGCCTGCGACGTCATTTCCATGATTCCCTGCACACCGCGCACAGCTTCTTCTATCGGCTGTAAAATCCCCTGCTCCACCTCCGCAGGTGCCGCACCCGGATAGCCCACACTGACCGAGACGATATCCAGTTCATACTGTGGATAGACCTCCTTCTGGATATGAAAAGCTGTCCAGATCCCACCCATAACGAGGATGACCATAAACAGATTGGCGGCAATAGCATTGCGCGCCATCCAGGCAATCGGACCTCGCGCTTCTTCAAATGTATCCTGTGTTTCATTCATCACCGGGTGTCTCCCAGGGGTTTAGGATCTTCCTTTCCAACGCTTTTCACACGCAATTCTGCACCATCAGCGACTCGAGACAAATTGGTCGTAACCACCCGATCCTTATCTTGCAACCCATCCGATATATAAGCATAGTCGGCATCTTGAAAAACGATCTCGACAGACCGAATCTGCAACAGACCGTCTTTCATCACCCAGACCGTATTGCCAGCCCGGATATAATCGCGTGCCAGACGCACCACATTGGGAATTTCGTTGGCCTCAATATGCGTCTCGACAAATGCGCCAATCATTAAGGGAGATAGATGATTAGATCCAGCCCGATGAGCAAGCGGATCAGAAACGGAAACCAGTATCTGCGCCATACGCGTCTTTTCTGCCAAAGCACCGATGAGTCTGTGAAGAGAGCCTGTGCGATAAGCCCCTTTTTTTGGGGTCACATGATCGCGAATCTGCACCAACGATCCCTTTTCTGCCTCGCTGTTGGGAAAAGAAAGCCACGGAATTTTGGAAAGCGGAACGGTCGTCACCACCCAGTATGTATCCAGACCAACCAGACGCCCGAGATTATCGCGTGGAGAAATTAGAGAACCCACATTGGCATTGCGACTTAAAATGTGCGCGTCAAAAGGCGCTTTAATGGTTGTTCTCTGCAATTCCAGTTCAGCCTGATTCACGGCCGCCTGCGCCGCTTCTACCCGTGCCCGAGCTGCATTGAGCTGAGGTTGGCGCAGTACGAGCGCCTCGAGCTCACCCGACAGCGTCTCATTCAGAATCTGATAATCTTTCTGCGCCACATTCTGACGTCCCATCTCAATATTCAAATCAGCAGTGGCACGACGCAGATCGCTCTTTTTTTGCAAAAGTGCATTCTGATAATCTGCCGGATCAATCTGCAACAGTACCTGACCCTTTTTGACAAACCCACCCGGCGTAAAAGTCGATGACAGCGAAAGTACCCGTCCACCGACTTGTGGACTCAAGATGATATCCTGTTCTGCTTCAACCGTCCCCGTCGCTACAATCACGGGGCGATACGTACCGCGTTGTACTTCAAATACATCGACGAGCATCGCGGTTTTCTTAGTCGCCGCAACGCGGGTCGCCGTAGGCTCCGTCATAAAAATCAACGCAGTAATACCTGCACCCACAACCAGAATACAAAAACAAATAATCAGCCCTTTTTTGCTATCCACGTTATGCCTATCTTTTTATAATGATTTATTACGAGCAACTTCAAAACCACCTGCGAGCGCCCGATAAAGCGCAATGCGGAATTCCAGCAAATCGAGTTTCGCAGAGATCAACGCTCGCCGGAGCCTTTGTTCGTTTGTCAGCGCGGTAAGCACGTCGAGATAGTCGCTGATGCCATTTAAATACTCCAGCCTTAATTGATCATACGTCTGTCTCACCAGAGCGACCTGCGCTTCGAGACTCGCGATGCGTTCAACCTGTTTTTGTTCTTGAACCAATGCATTTTCCACTTCGGCAAATGCCGTCAAAACCGTCTGCCCATAAGCCGAAAGTTGCGCGCTTTTGTTGGCCTTATTGCGCCTGATTTCTGCCCCCCGTTCACCACCATCGATAACGGGTAGCAAAAGATTGCCTATCAGATTGCCCACCCAATCTTTAAACAGACCCCCGCGATCATCACCCGATGCCAATGCTGTCAGGCTCAAACGCGGATATCGATTGCTGATAGCGACCGCCACATCGCGATCCGCCGCCAGCAGCAGGTTATAAGCCCTTTTGACATCTGGACGTCGCTGAATCAACTCAACGGGCAAACCCGTATCCGGCAGAGGTGGCAGATCTGGCAAAGCGCGATGCGTATAGGCAATTCCATCCTGAGGGGCATAGCCCGACAAAACAGCGAGTTGGTGTTCTAACACCTCGATTCTGGATTCTGTCGCGATTTTTTGTTCGCGTGTGGATTCGATCAATTGCCTTTGTCGCAAAATATCCACGCTGCGAATCTGCCCACTGCCAAAACGCGCGCGAATCAGACTCAGCACTTGCTGATTGGTCTCAATCTGATGCTCAAAGAGTTCGTGCTGATTTTGTGCTTCTATCAACTGAAAATAAGTACGCGCGACCTCTGCAGAAAGCGACAATGCCGCAGTCTGATAATCCGCCTCAGTCGCCCGCATTCGATAACGCGCGGCATCCACACCCGAACGAATTCGCCCCCACAGATCTATTTCGTATTCGGACGTGATGCCCAAACGGATCTGCGCATTATTTTCAGAATCTGGACGTTGAACCTCACCGCGCCCGGATACTTCCAGCGTTGGAAACCGACCAGCCCCTTCGCGATCCACAACAGCCTGTGCACTTCGCAACCGATGCCACGCCGTCTCCAAACTGAAATTGGACTGCAATGCGTGATCGACCAGGCTGTCCATACGCGCATCTCCAAAAGCGGTCCACCACCGTTCAGAAAGCGCCTGTGAGGCATGGCTGGAAAAAGCTGTGGGAGGTTCAAAAGGAAGGGTGAGATTTGCAGACCTGGGCGAACACCCAAAAATAAACGCGAGCCAGATCAAAAGAAACAGGCGAGTATATAGCATGTGTAAGATAATTTCCAAATGACTAAAAACATCCGTTTCAATACAAAATGACAGCCTGTAATGTAAACTGCCACAATATAATAACCAAATAGAATTATGGGATCAAGTAATCACTTACTTATCTGCTCTGCTGATAGAGAAGCGTCAGGTGAGGTAGTGCGAGGGTGTTCTGAATTCGTGGGATTTCTCGTATTCGCTCGAGGGCTTCGCATTCCGAACTGTCTCGGGTACGTCACCGTCCCACCAACTGGGCGGATTGGGAAAGGAAAAGACGTCGTGCCAGACAAGGAGTAGCGTTCGGCGTTTAGCTGTCTGGTTGGGCCACGCGCCGTGGAGGATGCGCGCGTCTGCGATGATCAGGTCTCCTGCGTTTAAGGGGACGTCTATCGCATCGGGGTAGTCTGCGAACGCGGGATGAGACAGGTCGTCGATCGCCTGAATCTCGGATCCGTGAGCTTTGGGCAGGATGTCGTGCAGTTCGTGGCGTTTCCGATGGCTGCCGGGGATTATGCGCAGGCATCCATTCTCGCGCGTGGTGTTCGTCAGGTAGTAGGACAAGAAGATGCGTATCGGCCAGGGTGTCGCGGCCTCGGGGCTCTGCCACTTCATGAAGTCCTGATGCCAGTAGAGGGGTGGACCGTATCCGGGCTTAGATAGGATGATCACGGTGTCGTCCGATACGAGATTCTCGAGCCCAATTTGTCGGCAGGCTTCGAGTTGCGCAGGCTGATCGATGATCTCTTCGGCAATCGGATCGGGAAACCGATTCTCGGCTGTCGGTCTTCCCGCTTGCCATCGGCGTTCCGTGCTGACGAAGATATCGCTGCCCTGGTACCGGATCTTGTGTGGAACTGTCACGCGTTCGAAGATGCGGTCGGACCATGTCCGGAGCCTGTCCAGCAGGTCCTTATCCATCACACCAGGTACGATGGTGTAACCCAACTCGACCAACTCTCGCCGCTTTGCCAGCGCCTGCTCTCTCGTCATGTCTCAGTCCTTTCGGTTATCAGGTATTATACCTAATTATGCGAACTTTTGTTCAAAAAACACGTCGGTTGCACGATGGATCAAAAACATGGCAGCAGGCTCGTCAAAAGTCAGTTGGTAGTCAACGCCATCGAGCTTATCTTCCGTGCAAAATGAGCCGTCTTCAGCCATTGAGGAGGTCAACTATGGTAGCGGATACAGAACTCCGCAAACAGCACCAGCGTGGTGCGATCCTTCGAGATCGTATGCGGAAGGCATTTGACATGGCTTACGACACGGATGCTGCGCTGATCGTCCGCTGGAATCCGTTCTTTCCCCGTTTCAACGGCCACACCATCGCCCAGCAATCCCTGGACTACGCCATCCTCCTGCTTCTGTCCGACGACCGCACCTACGGTACGGACGATGCCGGTGAGGCCAACCGAATCATTCGCCGAATCCTGGATCACCAGGACCTGCGACCGAAGTCCGAGACCTTTGGCAATTTCTTCTGGATGACCCACTGGGACCGGGTCAAAGACAAGAACGCCATCTCCTTCCTCACGATCGGTCTGGTCTTCACGTACATCAACTTCCAGGACAAGCTGGAGGATGACACGAAGGCTGCGCTCGAGCGCGCCTTTCCAAACGCGTTGCTCGGCATCCGTGACCACAAAGTCCGATGGCAGTACACCAACATCTACTTTCTCAACCTCGGCGGCCTGGCCGGTCTTGCCCGCGTGCTGGACGATCCATCGATCCACGCCGAAGCGGTGGCCGACTTCAACACCTGGGTCGAAGGCACTTCGGAGGACGGGTTCCACGAATTCAACAGCCCGACGTACACACCCGTCACGCTCTCGGGTATGGAAGCGGCGTGGGCTTACACGTCAGATGGCGAGTTCAAAGACAGGCTGCGGCACACCATGGATTTGATAACCTATCAGATGGCGCTCAACCTGATGCCCGGTGGTTTTCAGGCGGGTGCTGCCGCAAGGGCTTACCAGGGAGATGTGCTGAACGGTTCAATCGGGGCTGCTTCGTATGCCCACGTTAAATTTGGTACCCCTGCTCCGGCCGAGCCTGCGGTCCTGATGCCGAGCCTGTTCGACTACGTACCGCCGGAACCCGTTCGGTTCCTGGCGAACGAGATGGCGGACGGAGCCGAGATACTCGATCGGGGAATCTCGTTGGGTAGCCGACGAACCCATGTCATTACGCAGGCTTACGGGCTGGCATCTCAGAGTTTACAATCTGTGGGCGGGCACTCGCCTCCATCGTATATCCTGCTGGTCCGGAACAGCAAGGCTCCGCGCCCCAGTGTCCCGTTCCTTCCGGACGAATCCTTTATGCATCAGCCGTGCGCCACATTCCTGTCGCGTCAGAACGACAGTCAGGTGGTCGGCAGACTGTACTACGATCTGCAGGAGGAGCAACGAAGCAAATTTCTGGACGATCCTACGTTCATTTGTGAACCTCGCGTCCTGTTCGGACTGAGGGACCAGGTCGAGTCCGTTCGCATCGGCAATGTGGATTGGGGCGGAAAACCCGTGAGCCTTTTGCCAGGGCAATCCGTGGCTGTTTCCTATGGAGATATCTACCTGGGTGTTGTCGTCCTGCTGCTGGACTGCGACGGTCAAGCGATTCGTAGCCGCACGACGCTGGCCTATGGCGAAGACGGTGAACTGCGCCTGCGAGTCAGGCTCCACGGGGGAGAGGACGTGCAGCAGGAAGATAACCCACTCGTCGCTCTGCTCTACGTCGAAGTTCAGGTTCCCGAGGAGAGGCATCCGTTCGAGACATTTGCCGACCAGTTGTCGGGCTGGCAGCTTTCCGATCAGAGCGACGGAGAGACGGTCTCCTTCTTGGCCGAGCACGAAGATGGCGCAACTATCGCCTATCCCTACACAGAGGCGGATCCAGATCCGATGGGCGATGCTCTGCACCTATCGCCCGGGCTCGTGCTCCAGCCGGGAGACTTTGTCAAGCTGGTGAACGGGGAGAAGCCTTTGCTCTTCGACGATCAGTAGGCAGCATACGGGTGATTTGATTAACTTATCCCCACAGCAAAACCGGCTTCTTCGAGAAGGTGTATGATTCGGCTGGCGGCTTTCATGTAGTTCTCCCGGCCGGAGACGTGGAATTTCTGAGAATGAAGCAAGTGTGGCTCTACGGTGATACAGCCTGAGTAGTTCATTTGGCAAAGGCGTTTGAAGATTTCGGGATATCCGCATTTGCCGTCGCCAGCAATCCACTAATGCGCTGTTTGAGCTTTTTAGTCGATAATCTTTGTTCCTACAGTCATTTTATTTATTGCATCCCAATTCCACTCTAAGCCCATCCCGGGTCCATCTGGTACATCTACATTACCATCTGCATCCACCGCTTCAAGCCCATCCTCATATCCTTCGAGAAAAATGTCAGAAGTCAGTTGCAAGCATTCTGTATCGGGATGGACCCAAACCATTTCATAATAATTCGAATTGCCTATGGCAGACATCACATGTCTTTGCGCTGGACCAACGCCGTGAATTTCAATATCTGCGCCTACCGTTTCAGCCGCTGACGCCAGTTTCTTCGTTCCCGTGATTCCATCTCCATTTACATTGCCCCTGATAAAATCTGTCGATCCGGACAACAGCATATTCATCTTTCCAGATATTCCCGTAACTTTTTCCCCTTGAAGAAGTGGTGTATCGAGAAACTCTTTTAGTCTCTGGTGTCCGTTCTCAGTCGTGCCGTCCCCAACAAAATAAGGATCCTCTATCCAATAAAAACCGGCTTCATCGCAGGCTCTTCCAACTTTTAAAGCATCCGCAAATGTTGAATAATAGTTAAATGCATCCAGCATTAAATCCATCTTTCCTCCGACTCTATCGGCCACAGCGTGTATCAAGTTTATATGGTCTTGAATGTTGGGTCTGGGATATGGATGGATCTTAAACCCTTTATAACCTATGTCTAAGCATTGTTCAGCAAAATCAGCGTACGATTCTGGCGTGGATAAGCCCCCTTTTAATCCTTCTTCTCCTCCGTTCATCGTACTGGCATAAGCGGGCAATTTTTTTCTATATCCTCCCAATAACTCAGATACGGAGAGGTCCGTCATTTTTCCAAGGATATCCCATAATATGATGTCAACAGATGCGTGCAACCCACTCAGATGAAACTTATTGAAATCTTGCCATATTTCTTCCCTTGCAAGCGGATTCCGTCCCAATAGGTCGTGAGCAATGCGAGAAATATCATGGCTAATCGGATAGGTTCCGACGACTCCACAATCAGTATAAATACTGGTCATGTGTTTACCCATTGAAAGATTCACGCCCGGGTTATAGGTCATCCACGAAGAATATGTGCCAGGTCCACAATCTTTGATTTGCCACTGAATCCTTTTTATTTCAATCTTCTTTATTTTAGGCGATTTCATTTCTATCTCCTGGTCTGAAACCACCGCAGGAAAGACGGTTAGCTTTAGCAGTTTTTTCAATCAACCTGCATAGGTAACGGTTAAACGTTGACAAATAACCTTATACTGAGTATGGACTTGACCCGTTTTGGTGAGTATCTTATGCTGATTTTCCGGGCGGGCAGATCGCGTCTATTTTTTTCAGAGTAGCTTGATCGAGCTCGCCGTCGGCAGCGGCAGCGTTCTGTTTTGCCTGCTCGGGTGTCTTCATTCCGGGAATGGGACAGGTGACGGCAGGATTGGCGAGGGTGAACTTGAGTGCGAAATCAACCATGTTCATGCCTTCGGGTACTAACTCGCGCAGTGCCGCAACCTTGTCGAGTTTGGCGAGGAAATCATCGCGTTGACTTCCCCCTGGATTCCAGTGATCTCGAACCATGTCTTCAAACCTTGTATCTGCGGTAAATTTATCCACCAAAAGACCCTGAGCTATTGGTCCTCGCAATAACACCCCGATATTGTTGTCCAGACAGTGGGGGAGGATGTCATTTTCCGGTTGCCGGTTAAGGAGCGAGTAGTTGATCTGACACGATGCACATGCGTCTTCTGAGTTTAACGCTTTGAGCGAATTTAGGTCGTTGGTAGATATCGCGTAGTGACGGATCTTTCCCTCTTTCTTTAACAACTCAAAGGCTTCGACAAAGATCTCGGGATGTTCCGGGGTTCCGATGTGACATTGATACAGATCGATATAATCTGTATCGAGACGGTAAAGGCTTGCGTGACAGCAATTGATGATGCTGTATATCGTCTTGTACCCGAGGGGGTCTCCCTGACGGCGTCCCCAGTTGCCAACCTTTGTCGCGATATAGACCTCAGATCGCTTGCTTTTCAGCGCTTTGCCTGTGTAGATTTCACTCTGACCACAACCGTAGCCATCCGCGGTATCAAACAAATTAACGCCTGCATCGAGAGCCGCGTTGATGGTGTCGAGGGCCTGCTTTTCTTCAACCGGACCCCACTGTCCGCCGATGCCCCAGCACCCCATGGAGACAGTGCTCACATTCCACCCAGTTTTTCCAAGCGTTCTATACTGCATGATATTCCTCCGTATCTGATTGAAATCAATTCTTGATCGTCAGCAGGAGTTGGCTCCTACTCATAATTGCGTCATGAAAGAGTTGGTAGTAGTGCCGGCAGCACCTCTAATGCGCCCCGATCACCACCAGGTCACGTGGTGGTAGCGGGAATTCCTGGAGCATGACGCGGTGCATCATTTCCTTTATCAGTTGCTGACGCGTCTGCTGGTACGCCGGATCATGCACGACGTTGACCAGTTCGTCTGGGTCCCTGGTGAGATCGAAGAGTTCTTCCCCGTCATCGCGCCCTGGCGTGACCGAGTAGCGGAACTCGCGGTTTCGCAGTGTCTCTTTCCAGGGGAACTTCATGATCCCCTCATGGAAGGGCGACTCGCACAGGCCGCCGAATGACTCGGAGAATGCCGCCAGCCGCCAGTCTGAAACCCGCTCTCCCTTGCACAGGGGCATCAGCGAACGGCCGGCACATAGCGGATGACCATCGCCGACTCCACGCCGCGACAGAGGCCTCGGATGATGTTCTATAAGCGTTTCGTGCATATCCAATATGGTCGGACAGATGTCCTCGTGCTGCACGATGAGGTCGCAAGAGCTGCCTTGCTTCAGGCCTGGTCCGGCTACAATCAGCGGGATGCGGATGACGGCGTCATAGTGTCTGGCGGATTTTCCGCCCAGATTGTGGTCCATGAGCATTTCGCCGTGGTCAGACACAAAGATGAAGTAGCTGTTCTCCATTCTGCCAACCTGTTCCAATCGCTCCAGGACTCGGCCGATCTGTTCGTCGAGGTGGATAAAATCGGCGAAGTAGAGCTTGCGGTAGTAGCGCCAGTTGGGGATCCTGTCAGGTCCATTCCAGTGGTCCGTGCCGTAACCGACAGGGTCGGGGATGAGATCCTCGTTGACCCTCTCCAGGAATCGCTCCGGCGGATGGAACGGGGGATGGGGTTGCACATAGCTGATGTGGGTGTATAGAGGTTGATCGGTGGGCGTTTCATCGATGAAATTCAGGGCCTGTTCCGTGATCCAGTTGGTCTGGGAAATCTCTTCAGGGAAGGGCAGGGGGTAGTAGCCTTCGGTGCGGGTTTTGTTCCCTCCGTCATCGCCTTTAGCCCATGCCATTTTCTTCTTTGCCCGGCGCATCCTTTCGGTCAGGTTGACCTTCCGCTCGCCATACGAATCGTAATAAGGCAACTGAGAATTCCAGTTCGCCGGGGTTGCCATGATCGCATCATAGTGTTCGGGATGCTCCTTTTCGATCCAGTCGTGCCACTCGCCGGTCCGGTTGTCTTCGGTGTTGTGGACAACGTCCCAGCCATATTCCCGGTAGTCCGGGTATGGGTAGTATTCCGAGTCAAAGGGATAGAAGTGGATCTTGCCGAACGCGCCGGTTCGCCATCCGGCCATCTGCAATGTCTTCATGAAAGTGGGGATGTCAGGATTGAGCCGGTAGCCATTGGAGAGCAGGCCGTGGCCCCGGCTGGTCAGGCCCGTGGCAATGCCCGCCCGGGCTGGACAGCAGACCGGGTTGTTGGAAAACGCATTGGTGAAGGTTACGCCCATGCTCTGGAGGTGTCTCAGGTTCGGCA
Protein-coding sequences here:
- a CDS encoding phytanoyl-CoA dioxygenase family protein, whose protein sequence is MTREQALAKRRELVELGYTIVPGVMDKDLLDRLRTWSDRIFERVTVPHKIRYQGSDIFVSTERRWQAGRPTAENRFPDPIAEEIIDQPAQLEACRQIGLENLVSDDTVIILSKPGYGPPLYWHQDFMKWQSPEAATPWPIRIFLSYYLTNTTRENGCLRIIPGSHRKRHELHDILPKAHGSEIQAIDDLSHPAFADYPDAIDVPLNAGDLIIADARILHGAWPNQTAKRRTLLLVWHDVFSFPNPPSWWDGDVPETVRNAKPSSEYEKSHEFRTPSHYLT
- a CDS encoding efflux RND transporter permease subunit; amino-acid sequence: MNETQDTFEEARGPIAWMARNAIAANLFMVILVMGGIWTAFHIQKEVYPQYELDIVSVSVGYPGAAPAEVEQGILQPIEEAVRGVQGIMEMTSQAREGRGSVTIELVAGTNRGKAFQDIDQAVNRIRTFPDDIEQPEVSLRAQQRNVMDIGLYGDVDIGTLRSLAEQLRDRLLSDPTITQVELGNVPEYRTHIEIPQHRLREYGLTLRDVARVIVSSSEDIPAGSVETGTGEILLRMKERKQWADEYGRIVIIPSEGGGGVTLADLANITDGFEEGGFHERFNRQLTVGVDIYRIGNQSPLEIAEAVKNIMADFETTLPPGVKYRIDSNSAEDYKDRLFLLLENGVLAVVIVLLILAMFLEFRLAFWVMMGMAISFIGSLVFLPAIDVSINMVSMFAFLVVLGIVVDDAIVVGENVHEYRERGMSPMQAAIAGTHDIARPVTFSILTTIVAFVPLLFMPGTTGKFWWPLPAVVITVLAVSLLEALFILPAHLGHLSKRAVSPVNGAAHRWQQSIASHFNRFIDQHYRRFLDVCIRHRYVTIASAIALLMVVGGYGYSDHMGMIMMPEVSADEIEAGIRLPVGTTQDQAARVAHEVTESTHRMFEAHNLYRVAEGIKTNVRGGSFIDVEIVMKPPDEHDMTTGEIISLWRDNIGDIDGVSQITFEAESGPGGWQQDISVDLSHSDIDVLAKASRAFLERAEGFEEAHDVSDNYNKGKAQFDFVLRPEGRNLGLTPVEVGRQLRDAFYGALAMRQLRGTNEIEMRVKLPMAERKDIRHLEEFVVRTPDGTEVPLMDVVNIERGEAFTSINRRDGRRVVTVSMDVEPKRAMTRVMEAIKTDVLPQIRAEYPGLTWTFQGTQAEMRESTQALWGGFAMAMAIVYMLLAIAFGSYVQPLIVMVAIPFGIVGAVIGHILLGYDLSLISLMGVIALSGVVVNDSLIMIDYANKRRAHSSAFEAIHTAGLRRFKPIILTTLTTFGGLTPIILETSRQAYYLIPMAISLGFGIVFATSIILLLVPCLYMILEDVVSLVTNARYSLSRSTDGF
- a CDS encoding efflux RND transporter periplasmic adaptor subunit, with translation MDSKKGLIICFCILVVGAGITALIFMTEPTATRVAATKKTAMLVDVFEVQRGTYRPVIVATGTVEAEQDIILSPQVGGRVLSLSSTFTPGGFVKKGQVLLQIDPADYQNALLQKKSDLRRATADLNIEMGRQNVAQKDYQILNETLSGELEALVLRQPQLNAARARVEAAQAAVNQAELELQRTTIKAPFDAHILSRNANVGSLISPRDNLGRLVGLDTYWVVTTVPLSKIPWLSFPNSEAEKGSLVQIRDHVTPKKGAYRTGSLHRLIGALAEKTRMAQILVSVSDPLAHRAGSNHLSPLMIGAFVETHIEANEIPNVVRLARDYIRAGNTVWVMKDGLLQIRSVEIVFQDADYAYISDGLQDKDRVVTTNLSRVADGAELRVKSVGKEDPKPLGDTR
- a CDS encoding TolC family protein, producing MLYTRLFLLIWLAFIFGCSPRSANLTLPFEPPTAFSSHASQALSERWWTAFGDARMDSLVDHALQSNFSLETAWHRLRSAQAVVDREGAGRFPTLEVSGRGEVQRPDSENNAQIRLGITSEYEIDLWGRIRSGVDAARYRMRATEADYQTAALSLSAEVARTYFQLIEAQNQHELFEHQIETNQQVLSLIRARFGSGQIRSVDILRQRQLIESTREQKIATESRIEVLEHQLAVLSGYAPQDGIAYTHRALPDLPPLPDTGLPVELIQRRPDVKRAYNLLLAADRDVAVAISNRYPRLSLTALASGDDRGGLFKDWVGNLIGNLLLPVIDGGERGAEIRRNKANKSAQLSAYGQTVLTAFAEVENALVQEQKQVERIASLEAQVALVRQTYDQLRLEYLNGISDYLDVLTALTNEQRLRRALISAKLDLLEFRIALYRALAGGFEVARNKSL